TCTTGGTCGACTTCCGAACATAGAGCCACGCCCCGTGTGCGCCTTACCCACCGGTCACCGTGTCGCCAGATCCGTTGCCCCGCACCGGTTCGGCACTCTCAGCGCCGAAACTCACCCACATTCATGCCGGGAGAGCCCGAATTCCGGGCCGGTAGACGGTATGGGGAAGGGCTGGGACCTCGCTCGCAAAGGTCGTGGGTTGTCGAGCAGGCTTGGTCTGGTTCGACAGAGCCGCGTCTGGTTCGACCGAGCCACATTTGTGAGGAGGTCCCAGTGGTTATTGAGCGTACGTGTGTTGGTCTGGACGTGCATGCCAGGTCTGTGGTCGCGGCGGCGATCGAAACGGATACAGGTGAGTTACATCGGCGGCGGATGGGTTCGGACAGCAAGGAGGTCCTGGCCTGGATCGGGCGCTTGCCCGGCCCGGTCCGGGTTGTGTATGAGGCTGGTCCAACAGGTTTTGGCCTCGCGCGGTTCCTGACCGCCAACGGGGTGGAGTGTGTGGTGGCGGCGCCGTCGAAGCTGCAGCGCCCGGCCGGTGATCGGGTCAAGACCGATTCCCGTGACGCGTTGCATTTGGCGCAGCTGCTCAGGTTGGGGCAGATCGCGGAGGTGACTATTCCGTCGCGGACGCAAGAGGCTGCCAGGGATCTTGTGCGGGCACGGGAGGATTGCCGCGGCGACCTGATGTCGGCGCGGCACCGGGTGTCGAAACTGCTGCTGCGCCACGGGATCGTTTACGACGGCAGCCCGACATGGAACCAGCCGCACAACCGGTGGCTGAGTCGGCAGCGGTTCGAGATCCCCGGGTCGCAGTTGGCGTTCGAGTCCGCGTACGAGGCGGTGGTGCTGACGTTGCAGCGGCGCGAACGTCTCGATGAGCAGATCGCGGCGATGGCGGCGGACAGCGAATTCACCGATGTGGTGCGGCGGCTGAACTGTCTGCGGGGGGTGTCGACGCTGACCGGTTTCGGGCTGGCGGTGGAGGTTGGGGACTGGCACAGGTTCACCGGCTCCACGATCGGGTCATTCTTGGGGCTGGTGCCAACGGAGTACTCCTCGGGAAGTTCTCGGTCGCAGGGGTCGATCACCAAGACCGGGAACAGTCACGCTCGCCGGCTGCTGGTGGAGGCGGCTTGGCACCACCGCCGCCCGTACCGGCCCAGTATCGCTCTGCGGGCACGCTGGGAGCTGGCCCCTGTGCAAGCCCGTGCCCGTGGCCATGAAGGAAACTGGCGGCTGCATAAACGCTGGATGCGGTTCGTCGAACGCAAGAAACGTCCCACCATCGCTACTGTCGCGATCGCCCGCGAACTGGCGGGCTGGTGCTGGTCGCTGGCGGTCCTGGAATAGTTGCCAGGCGCGACAGCCACAAACCACCCGTTGAGTTCCCGCCCGGGTCGCAGCGCGTGGAACGGACCCGCGATGTCGTTATGAGCAGCTCCCTTCACGGCAGCCACGCTCGATTGGTAGACCAGCGGCTCGTTCCAGCCGAACAGCCCGTCCTGCGGTAACCAACCCGCGCATATCAGTCTGACCGCGCGTCGCAAAGACACGCTGGCCCACAGCGCGGAACCCAACGGGCCCAAAGATGAGGGCCGTGTCCTAGCTGGTTGCTGGGACACGGCCCTCGCGCGCCGACTTGACAACCCCCACCTACATATCAACGACGATAACGGGTAGATCCCGAAGCGCGGTGTGCCAGGGCTGGGCGGGACCAGCGACATGTCGAGGCCGCGCGCCCGCGAAATCCGAAGAGCCGGCATGCCTGACATACGGCCGCGTACGCGCTCCTTCCACAGGCGCCGATGATCGCGACTTTTCCCCAGGCGCTCGCCAGCTCGCCGCGAAGGCGTCTCCGGAGCGCAGAGTTGTGCCACGTCCAGATGAATCTGGAGACAAGCTAGGGGGTGCGATGCGCAACGTAGTGCTGTTGAGCAGGCAAGAGTTGATCCGCGAACAAGTCGCCGAGATGGCGGCCGCAGTCGACGTCTCACTCATCGTCGCTGAGACTTTCGAGGACGCGTGCGCCCATCCTGGTTCACTAACTCTCATAGACGCGGGGGTGCTTGATGAGCATGGCTGCGTCCTGCTCGATGCCCACACGGCCAGGGACCTTGTCCTTCTCTCCAATGGCACGGACCCAGGAGTGTGGGAGGCCGCCGTCCGGATCGGCGCGGATCGCGTGGTACTCCTGCCCGATGGCTGGTCATGGCTTCGAGGCAAGCTAGCCAGCCTGGCGGACCCAGGTGGTCCGTCCGGACGCACGGTCTGTGTTGTAGGCGCTCGCGGGGGTTGCGGCGCCACCACGATCGCCGCCGCGATCGCCCGAGCCGCGGCTGACCGCGGGACAACAACCCTGCTCGTAGACGGCGACCCAGCGGGCTCCGGCCTGGACCTAGCCCTCGGACTGGAGGAGACCGAGGGCCTGAGGTGGCCGGACCTGAGCGCGGCTCGAGGCCAGCTCCCCGCCTCGGCGCTGAGCGAACGACTTCCCACGTCCGAGCGGATCGCCATACTCTCCCAGAGATCTGGCGCCGCTAGCGCCTCTTCCTCCTGGTTGCCTGCGCTCTCCGCTTTGCGTCGCTCCTATGACGTGACCATCGTGGACTTGCCCAGGTACCGCCTTGACTGGGCCGCCGTGCCGGCCGAGTCCGCCGTCATCCTCGTTACGACATTGGAGCTGACGGCCGTGGCCACCGCCCGCGCCCTGCTGGACGGGCCGCTAGAGGCCTTTCCATGCGTGACGGCCGTGCGCGTCGGCAGCGGGCCCCTGTCGCTCAGCGCCGTCGGCAAGGCCCTGGCCCCAGCTGACTTGGTCAGCATCCCCCGGAGTCGAGCCGTGATGGGAGCCGCCGATTTTGGAGACCTACTCACCTCAGTCACGTCCGGCGGCATAGGCAAGGCCGCCGAGCATCTGCTTGCGACAGCCTGGCCTCTCTCGGCCGCCGCCTAGTGCGCCCGTGGCAGCACAGACCCGCCTGCGGCCGGTTCGCCCGCTCGCCGACAACGCAGCCCCGACACCCTCGACCGACCCGACCACGCTCGCCAAGAGCGTGCGCGAGTGGCTCGCGGAGCGCGACCTGGATCCGATCGCGGCGAATGTTGGACGAGCGCTGCGCGGGGTCGGGCTCGTCGCGGACCCAGGTCTTGCCCAATCCCTTGTCGCGCGAATCACGGCCGAACTGTGCGGCGCCGGACCACTGCAGTCGTTGCTCGAACGCCCAGGCGTCACGGATGTGCTGGTCAACGGCTCCGCCGGGGTGTGGGTGGACGACGGGTCGGGGCTGCACAGGAGCCAGGTCAGGATGGGGGATGAGGGGCAGATCCGGGCATTGGCACAGCGCCTGGCGGCACTGGCTGGCCGTCGGCTGGATGACTCGTCTCCGTTCGTGGACGCCAGGCTGCCGGATGGGGTAAGACTCCACGCCGCTCTGGCGCCCCTGGCCCATCCTGGAACTCTGATTTCCCTCAGGGTCGGAGCGGCAGCTGGCCTGACGCTGGACGATCTCCTAGATCGCCGCTCCATCTCAGCTGCTGGATTGCCGTGGCTGAAGGCGATGGTGGCGGCCCGACTCGCCTTCCTCGTCACGGGCGGGACCGGCTCGGGCAAGACCACAGTCCTGCAAGCGCTCTTGGAAGTCGTGCCGATGACCGAACGGATCGTAGTTGTCGAAGAATCCTCCGAGCTACGACCATCTCACCCACACTGCGTGTCCTTGGAGGGCCGTGTCGCTAACGCCGAAGCGGCGGGCCGAGTCAACCTGACCGATCTGGTCCGTCAGGCAATGCGCATGCGCCCTGACCGAATCGTTCTCGGGGAGGCCAGGGGCGCGGAGGTCACCGATCTGTTGGCTGCCATGAACACCGGCCACGAGGGCTGCAGCGGCACGGTCCACGCGAATGAGGTCTACGCGGTGCCGCCCCGGCTCGAAGCCCTAGCCCTCACCGCCGGTCTGGGCCGGGCAGCGGTTCACAGCCAGATCGCCGCTGGGCTGGATGCTGTGTTGCACGTCGTGCGCGAGCCCGACGGGTCGCGGCGGATCCAGACGATAGGTGGCGTTGAGATGAAGCCGGATGGAATCGCTGCCGTGAGGCGCATCGTGTCCTTCACAGAACGCAATCCGGTTGTCCACGCACCGTCCCACCCAGTCATCCAAAGAATGCTCGCCGCCATGGGACGAACAGACGGAACCTCGCTGCGAGCCGATCTGCGAGCTGTAGTCGGAGCGTCCTGATGCCCAGGGAACTGCTCGCGCCCGCTCTCCTCGTCGCAGCCGCCTTCACGGCGCCCGCTCTCGTGCCGCAACGCAGCTCGCTTCGATGGACGGCGTCGGCCGCGTCGCGGGTTGCCGGAGCTATCGACGCGGCTCTGGGACGCCTCGCCTCCCGGCGCCGCAGCCGGGAACTGCAAGACGAGGCGTTGCGCTGGGCCATGGCACTGGCCGCCGAACTGCGCGCGGGCACTGAGGCGGCTACCGCACTGGCGTCCGTCGACCGCGTACAGCCGCTCGCCCATCGCGCCGCGCGCGCTGCCACGACCGGCGGCGACATTCCGGCCGGCCTTCGGACCGATGCCTTACGCGCGGGCGTTCCGCTGCTGAACACGGTGGCGGCCTGCTGGCAGGTAGGCCAAAGCAGCGGAGCCGGACTGGCGGACGCCGTGGAGAACCTGTCGGACGGCTACCGGCGGACCCTCGCGATAGAGCGATCGATAGATGCCGAATTGGCCGCGCCGCGCGCGACAGCCCGCCTGATGGCCATACTGCCTCTGATCGGTGTCGGC
This DNA window, taken from Candidatus Nanopelagicales bacterium, encodes the following:
- a CDS encoding TadA family conjugal transfer-associated ATPase, which gives rise to MAAQTRLRPVRPLADNAAPTPSTDPTTLAKSVREWLAERDLDPIAANVGRALRGVGLVADPGLAQSLVARITAELCGAGPLQSLLERPGVTDVLVNGSAGVWVDDGSGLHRSQVRMGDEGQIRALAQRLAALAGRRLDDSSPFVDARLPDGVRLHAALAPLAHPGTLISLRVGAAAGLTLDDLLDRRSISAAGLPWLKAMVAARLAFLVTGGTGSGKTTVLQALLEVVPMTERIVVVEESSELRPSHPHCVSLEGRVANAEAAGRVNLTDLVRQAMRMRPDRIVLGEARGAEVTDLLAAMNTGHEGCSGTVHANEVYAVPPRLEALALTAGLGRAAVHSQIAAGLDAVLHVVREPDGSRRIQTIGGVEMKPDGIAAVRRIVSFTERNPVVHAPSHPVIQRMLAAMGRTDGTSLRADLRAVVGAS
- a CDS encoding cellulose synthase operon protein YhjQ/BcsQ → MRNVVLLSRQELIREQVAEMAAAVDVSLIVAETFEDACAHPGSLTLIDAGVLDEHGCVLLDAHTARDLVLLSNGTDPGVWEAAVRIGADRVVLLPDGWSWLRGKLASLADPGGPSGRTVCVVGARGGCGATTIAAAIARAAADRGTTTLLVDGDPAGSGLDLALGLEETEGLRWPDLSAARGQLPASALSERLPTSERIAILSQRSGAASASSSWLPALSALRRSYDVTIVDLPRYRLDWAAVPAESAVILVTTLELTAVATARALLDGPLEAFPCVTAVRVGSGPLSLSAVGKALAPADLVSIPRSRAVMGAADFGDLLTSVTSGGIGKAAEHLLATAWPLSAAA
- a CDS encoding IS110 family transposase, with the protein product MVIERTCVGLDVHARSVVAAAIETDTGELHRRRMGSDSKEVLAWIGRLPGPVRVVYEAGPTGFGLARFLTANGVECVVAAPSKLQRPAGDRVKTDSRDALHLAQLLRLGQIAEVTIPSRTQEAARDLVRAREDCRGDLMSARHRVSKLLLRHGIVYDGSPTWNQPHNRWLSRQRFEIPGSQLAFESAYEAVVLTLQRRERLDEQIAAMAADSEFTDVVRRLNCLRGVSTLTGFGLAVEVGDWHRFTGSTIGSFLGLVPTEYSSGSSRSQGSITKTGNSHARRLLVEAAWHHRRPYRPSIALRARWELAPVQARARGHEGNWRLHKRWMRFVERKKRPTIATVAIARELAGWCWSLAVLE
- a CDS encoding type II secretion system F family protein encodes the protein MPRELLAPALLVAAAFTAPALVPQRSSLRWTASAASRVAGAIDAALGRLASRRRSRELQDEALRWAMALAAELRAGTEAATALASVDRVQPLAHRAARAATTGGDIPAGLRTDALRAGVPLLNTVAACWQVGQSSGAGLADAVENLSDGYRRTLAIERSIDAELAAPRATARLMAILPLIGVGLATMLGANPVAWLMTTPLGLLTLAAGLSLNLLGAGWTRHLARQMEPGK